From Camelus dromedarius isolate mCamDro1 chromosome 12, mCamDro1.pat, whole genome shotgun sequence, the proteins below share one genomic window:
- the LRRC4C gene encoding leucine-rich repeat-containing protein 4C, translated as MLNKMTLHPQQIMIGPRFNRALFDPLLVVLLALQLLVVAGLVRAQTCPSVCSCSNQFSKVICVRKNLREVPDGISTNTRLLNLHENQIQIIKVNSFKHLRHLEILQLSRNHIRTIEIGAFNGLANLNTLELFDNRLTTIPNGAFVYLSKLKELWLRNNPIESIPSYAFNRIPSLRRLDLGELKRLSYISEGAFEGLSNLRYLNLAMCNLREIPNLTPLIKLDELDLSGNHLSAIRPGSFQGLMHLQKLWMIQSQIQVIERNAFDNLQSLVEINLAHNNLTLLPHDLFTPLHHLERIHLHHNPWNCNCDILWLSWWIKDMAPSNTACCARCNTPPSLKGRYIGELDQNYFTCYAPVIVEPPADLNVTEGMAAELKCRASTSLTSVSWITPNGTVMTHGAYKVRIAVLSDGTLNFTNVTVQDTGMYTCMVSNSVGNATASATLNVTAATTTPFSYFSTVTVETMEPSQDEARTTDTNVGPTPVIDWETTNVTTSLTPQSTRSTEKTFTIPVTDMNSGIPGIDEVMKTTKIIIGCFVAITLMAAVMLVIFYKMRKQHHRQNHHAPTRTVEIINVDDEITGDTPMESHLPMPAIEHEHLNHYNSYKSPFNHTTTVNTINSIHSSVHEPLLIRMNSKDNVQETQI; from the coding sequence ATGTTGAACAAGATGACCTTACATCCACAGCAGATAATGATAGGTCCTAGGTTTAACAGGGCCTTATTTGACCCCCTGCTTGTGGTGCTGCTGGCTCTTCAACTTCTTGTGGTGGCCGGTCTGGTGCGGGCTCAAACCTGCCCTTCAGTCTGCTCCTGCAGCAACCagttcagcaaagtgatttgcGTCCGGAAAAACCTACGTGAGGTTCCAGATGGCATCTCCACCAACACTCGGCTGCTGAACCTCCATGAGAACCAAATCCAGATCATCAAAGTGAACAGCTTCAAACACTTGAGGCACCTGGAAATCCTACAGTTGAGTAGGAATCACATTAGAACAATTGAAATTGGGGCCTTCAATGGTCTGGCAAACCTCAACACGCTGGAACTCTTTGACAATCGTCTTACCACCATCCCGAATggagcttttgtttatctgtctaAACTGAAGGAGCTCTGGCTGCGAAACAACCCCATTGAAAGCATCCCTTCTTATGCTTTTAACAGAATCCCTTCTTTGCGCCGACTAGACTTAGGGGAACTGAAAAGGCTTTCGTACATCTCAGAAGGTGCCTTTGAAGGTCTGTCCAACTTGCGGTATTTGAACCTTGCCATGTGCAACCTCCGAGAAATCCCTAACCTCACACCACTCATAAAACTAGATGAGTTGGATCTTTCTGGGAATCATCTGTCTGCCATCAGGCCTGGCTCTTTCCAGGGGTTGATGCACCTTCAAAAACTGTGGATGATCCAGTCCCAGATTCAAGTGATTGAACGGAATGCCTTTGATAACCTTCAGTCACTGGTGGAGATCAACCTGGCACACAACAATCTAACATTACTGCCTCATGACCTCTTCACACCCTTGCATCATCTAGAGCGGATACACTTACATCACAACCCCTGGAACTGTAACTGTGACATCCTGTGGCTCAGCTGGTGGATAAAAGACATGGCCCCCTCCAACACCGCTTGTTGTGCCCGGTGTAACACTCCTCCCAGTCTGAAAGGGAGGTACATTGGCGAGCTTGACCAGAATTATTTCACATGCTACGCTCCTGTGATTGTGGAGCCACCAGCGGACCTCAATGTCACTGAAGGCATGGCAGCTGAGCTGAAATGTCGGGCCTCCACGTCCCTGACCTCCGTATCTTGGATTACTCCAAATGGAACAGTCATGACGCACGGGGCGTACAAAGTGCGGATAGCCGTGCTCAGTGATGGCACGTTAAACTTCACGAACGTAACCGTGCAAGATACAGGCATGTATACCTGTATGGTGAGTAATTCTGTTGGGAATGCCACCGCTTCAGCCACCTTGAATGTTACTGCAGCAACCACCACCCCCTTCTCTTACTTTTCAACCGTCACTGTAGAGACCATGGAACCTTCTCAGGATGAGGCGCGGACCACAGATACTAACGTGGGTCCCACTCCAGTGATCGACTGGGAGACCACCAACGTGACCACCTCTCTCACGCCACAGAGCACAAGGTCCACGGAGAAAACATTCACCATCCCCGTGACTGATATGAACAGCGGGATCCCAGGAATTGATGAGGTCATGAAGACTACCAAAATCATCATTGGCTGTTTTGTGGCCATCACACTCATGGCTGCAGTGATGCTGGTCATTTTCTACAAGATGAGGAAGCAGCACCACCGGCAGAACCATCACGCCCCGACAAGGACTGTGGAAATCATCAATGTGGATGATGAGATTACAGGAGACACACCCATGGAAAGCCACCTGCCCATGCCTGCCATTGAGCATGAGCACCTCAATCACTATAACTCCTACAAATCTCCCTTCAACCACACAACAACAGTTAACACAATAAATTCAATACACAGTTCAGTGCATGAACCGTTATTGATCCGAATGAACTCTAAAGACAATGTACAAGAGACTCAAATCTAA